The DNA window AGCCCCTTTTCCCCGGCGATGACCACCAGATCGGCCCCGCTCTGATCCAGCAGCTTGTCGGCCGCGCCGCGCAGCTCGTTGCCCTCGATGCCGGCCAGTTTCAGCGACGCCACCTTGAAGCCGCCCAGCTCGCGCACCGGGGAGGCCGCGCCACCCCCGCCGCCCATCTGTGCCTCGGCCAGCTGACGGCGCACCGCCACCGCTTCCTTCTCGGCGGCCTTGAGCTGGGCATGCAAGCCGGAGACGCGGCCTTCCAGACCTTCAGGGTTGGTGTTGAGCAGGGCCGCAACTTTTGCCGAGGCGTTGAGGCGTTCGCGCAGCCATTCGGTGGCCGCTTCACCCGCCAGCGCCTCGATGCGGCGCACCCCGGCGGCCACGTTCTCGTCACTGAGGATCACGAACGCGCCGATGTCCCCGGTGCGCTTCACGTGTGCGCCGCCGCACAGTTCCATGCTCGCCACGGCCTGCCCCTCGTAAGACACGTCGCCGCCCACCTTCACCACGCGTACTGTGTCGCCGTACTTCTCGCCGAACAGGGCCGTTGCGCCCGCCGCCCGCGCCTCGGCAATCGGCATTTCCTGCCACGTCACCGGGAAGTTGGCGCTGACCCAGCGCGACACCAGCCGCTCCACGCCCGCAATTTCGTCGGCGGTCATGGCCGCGCCGTGCGCGAAGTCGAAGCGCAGGCGATCCGGGGCCACCAGCGATCCGGCCTGCCGCACCCCCGAACCCAGCACGGCGCGCAGGGCCGCGTGCAGCAGGTGGGTGGCGGTGTGGTGCCGCTGCGTCGCCTGCCGCTCACCCGAAACCACGCCGCGCACACTCTGGCCGGTCTTGAGTTCGCCCGCCTCTATCGCCACGTCGTGCAGGAACACGCCGCCGGGGGTCTTGCGGGTGTCGCGCACCACGCCTGAGCCGCCCTCCCATTCCAGGCGTCCGGTGTCGCCCACCTCGCCGCCTCCCTCCGCGTAGAAGGGCGAGCGGGACAGCACCACCGTCGCCTCGTCGCCCGCCGACAGGTGTTCCAGCCGTTCGCCCGCCACCAGCACGGCCAGCACCTCGCCGTCGGCCTCCAGCTCGTCGTAGCCGACAAATTCGGTGGGGGAGAGGTCTTCGAGCGCCTCCTGCGCCCCGAACAGTTCGGACTTGCCGTACTTGCTGCCCGCCCGCGCGATGTTCTGGGCATTTTCCAGGCTCTCGGCGTACCCGGCCTCGTCCACACTGACGCCGTACTCCTCGGCAATTTCTTTCGTCAGATCGACGGGGAAGCCGTAGGTGTCGTAGAGGATAAAGGCCTCGTTGCCGCCCAGCACCGCGCCCTTCTCCATGCCTTCCAGCAGCCCGCTGAGGCGCTGGATGCCGCCTTCCAGCGTCTTCAGGAAGCGTTCTTCCTCGCTTCTAATCGTCGCCTCCACCCGTGCCTGCTCCGCCCGCAGTTCGGGGTAGGCGTCGCCCATGCTCTCCACCACCAGCGGCACCAGTTGGTACAGCGTCGGCTCGCGCAGGCCCAGCAGGTAGGCGTGGCGGGAGGCGCGGCGCAGAATCTTGCGGATCACGTAGCCGCGCCCGGTGTTGCCCGGCGTGCTGCCGTCGGCAATGACCATGCTCACGCTGCGGAGGTGTTCAGCCACCACACGGTGCGAGACGTTCTGCGGCCCCTCGTAGGGCTGGCCGCTCAGCTCGGCAATCCGGGCGATGATCGGCGCGAACACGTCATTGCTGTAGAAGTCGTACACGTCCTGCACGACGGTGGCGAGGCGTTCCAGGCCCATGCCGGTGTCGATGTTCTTGAACGGCAGGTCAACCAGGGTGGGCGTGCCGTCTGCCTGTGGTTCCTGGCGGTCATACTGCGGGAACACGTTGTTCCAGATTTCCAGAAAGCGGGCGCTCTCGCGGGTCTCGGCGTAGTCGGCCCAGATGTCGTCGCCGTACTTCGGCCCCCGGTCATAGAAGATCTCGCTGCACGGGCCGCAGGGGCCGTTGGGGCCTTCCTTCGGCGCGTCGGCGGGCCAGAAGTTCTCGTCGGCCCCGAAGCGCAGGATGTGATCCTCGGGCAGGCCAATCTCCTTTGTCCAGATGTCGAAGGCCTCGTCGTCGTCCTCGTAGATGGTGGCGTACAGCTTGGAGCCGTCCATCCCCATCCACTCGGGCGAGGTCAGGAATTCCCAGGCCCAGGTCAGCGACTCGCGCTTGAAGTAGTCGCCGAAGCTGAAGTTGCCCAGCATCTCCAGCAGCGAGCAGTGCCGCAGCGTGCGCCCCACGTTCTCGATGTCGCCGATGCGCAGGCATTTCTGGGCGGTGGTCACGCGCTTGTTCGCGCCCTGCTCGAAGCGGGCGGGGGCGCCCATGAACTGCGCCTTGAACGGCTGCATTCCGGCCACGGTAAACAGCGTGGTGGGATCGGGGGCCACCGTGCTGTAACTGGGCAGGCGCAGGTGGCCCTTGCCCTCAAAAAAACTCAGAAATTTCTCGCGAATCTCGGCAGTGGACAGCGTGGGGGATGGAGCAGTCATAGTGGGGAGTTTAGCGCGGGGGCTGGGGGTGAAAAGGGCGCGCGTGGAGTGGCTGGGCATGGGCAATTCACCGCCGCCTCACCTCGCATCAGCCTGGGTCAAGCACGCTGGGGCATGTCCTGGAAACACGTTTCGCTGCTGGCGCTGGCCCTGTCGGGTGGCTCTGTCCTGGCCCAGACCACGCCGTCCAAACCCGCCGCGCCCAAGTCCATCTCGCCGGAGCGTGAGTTCCTGGAGCGCTTGGCGACGCCTTTTTACGCCCCAGGCTCCACCACTGCCCAGGTGCTGGTGGGCAAAGCTCCGGCTGATCTGGGCTTTGCCCTGCCCGCAGGCAGCCGCGTGATCGGGAGCGTCACCACGCAGAGCAAAGACCCCAGTTTTCCGGCGGGCGCAACGGTGTATTTCGACACCGTGCAGACGCCAGCGCAGGTGGAGGCCTACTTTGCCAGGGCCTTGCCGGGTGCGGGTTGGAAGGTCTTTCCCAGAGAGGGCAATGATCTGTCCGGCGAGGGCGGCTTTCAGCCCACGGCCGTAGCGGGCGGGGGCTTTTACTATCGCCAGGCTCCAGATCAGACGCTCGGTGTGACGGCGCAGCGGGTGGGCCAGACCACCCAGGTCAGGCTGAGCGTGGAGCGCGCCTCCAACCTCAAGCAGATGCTCAGCTATGCCAGACCGGGCGGGCCTGTGTCTCCCAGTCTGCCCCGGCTCCAGGCCCCGGCAGATGCGACGGTTTCCCCGCGTGGGGGCGGCGGAAACGGCAACAACATCACGCAGTACGCGGGAATAGAAAGTCGGCTGGGCCGGGCCGCCCTGTACGACTTCTACGCCGCCCAGCTCAGGAACGCCGGGTGGAAACTGAGCAACCGCGCCGAGACGGGCCAGTTGATCTCGACGCTTTGGACATTCACGGATGACGGCGAGACGCGGGTGGGCCTCTTTCTGCTGAACGAGGTGGGGACGGGGCAGTACCGCGCGACGCTGGCGACGCAGGGGTTGGAGTAGTGCCGCTCGCTAGAGTTTGGCCATGAAGATTCTCGTCACCGGCATGTCCGGCACCGGCAAATCCAGCGTCTTGCAAGAGCTGGCCCGCCGGGGCCACCGCACCGTGGACACCGACTCGGACGAATGGTGCGAGTGGGTGACGGACGCGCGGGGAGAGCCGGACTGGGTGTGGCGCGAGGATCGCATCGATGAATTGCTGGCAGGCCACATGGACGGCACGCTGTTCGTGGCGGGCTGCAAATCCAGTCAGGGGCGGTTCTCCTCACAGTTCGACGCCGTGGCGTTGCTCAGCGCCCCCGCCGCCGTCCTGCTGGAGCGGATGGCCGCCCGCACGAACAATCCGTATGGGAAATCGCCACAGGAGAGAGCGCTGGTGCTGGAGCATCTGGCAACCGTGGAGCCGCTGCTGCGGGCGACGGCCACGCTAGAAATCGACACCACGCAGCCGCTGTCGGTGGTGGCGGATCGGCTGGAAGCGCTGGCCGGTTGAGCTGCTGGCCCACCCCCTACAGGAACCCGAACCTTCTCCGCTCCTGCGGGTGGCTGGCCTCCGTCAATTCCCGTGCGAAGGCTTCCAGGGCGTCCTGCACGGCCCTGGCCTCGCGCACCAGCTCGGCGGCCACGCTCTGGATCTGCCCCTCGCGCTCCTGCTCCCAGTGGTTCAGGACGCGCTCGTTCAGGCGGGCGTGTTCGGGGCTGGTCACGTCGCGCGGGGGGGCCAGCCGATCCCGCGCCAGTTCCAGGTAATGGACGTGATCGGTGGCGCGGGCCACGGCGGCAAACCGGCCATCTGCCTTCAAGTCGGCCACCTTCGCGGCCAGCCGCTCGCGCTCCAGCAGGGCGCGGGCGCGTTCGCGGCCCTGAATCAGTGCCGCGCCCGCCGCCATGCTGACCAGTGCCAGCGTGAACACCAGCAATGACCAGTGCTGCGGCGTCTGCGGTGCGTCGTCGGGCAGGGCGCTCAGGTCGGTGAGCTGGCCCTGCTGCGCGGCGTTGGCGGCGATCTGCTGGGTCACGCGCAGGATGCCGTCCCAGTTCAGGAAGCCCTCCACGCCCAGGTACAGCGCGCTCACGGCCAGGATGCCGCCGATGTACGCGCCGGGCCGCGCCATGCCGGGGGTGCGCGTCGCCAGCTTGGCGCGGTACGCCAGTTCGTCCACCAGCCACAGCAGCAGCACGCTGAACATGATCCCGGCGGTCAGGGCGATGATGGTCATATACAGCCGACTTTCCGGGTTGAACAGCAGGTTGATGCTGACCCCGCTGATGATGCCCACGAAGAATTTGCTGAACACCGCGAAGGCGTTAAAGACTTTCTTGCTGCCCGATTTGCCTTCGGGTGGCCGCAGGGCGTGGCCCTCGCGCGCCAGTTCGGCCAGCGCCTGCTCCTGGTAGAAGCCCTCGGCGCTGCGGATGTCCACCGGCACCCCGGCGGCGGTCAGCGCCTCGAAACGCCCCTGCCGGGCGGCCTCGATTTCCTCGGTGGCGCGCAGGTACTCGCGCTCCACGTCCCCGCTGGCCGCATTCATGAAGTTCAGGTGATCCTGCTGCCGCGCCCACGAGCCGCGCACGCCCACCCCCGTCTCGGCCAGCACGCGGTTGACGGTGGTGCGGGCGGTCTCGAAGTTGATGCGGTACTGCTCCACGTTCAGCCGCAGGATGCGCGCCCGCGAGGTCAGGGCGCCCCTCATGGCCTCGTCGGGCACCAGTTGCAGCTCGCCGCGCAGGTCATCCAGCAACTCCGCAAAGTGCGCGGGCGTCAGCACCGGTAGGAATTGCTCGGCGCTCAGCGGCTCCGGGCGCGGCAGGGCGGGCGCGTAGCTGGACAGATCGAAAGCGCCGGGGTCTGCGGGGGCAGCTAGTGAAACAGTGGCCGCGTCTGAAGGTCGAAGGGTCTGAGGGTCTGAAGGCTCAGGAATGGGCGCTTCTGGTTCCCGCTTGGCGAGGTGGATTTCAACCGTTCTGTCGGTGGTCACGGGCCTACCTCCTGGCTTTTTTCACAGCGTCGGCGAAGGTGGGGTAGACGTTGTTCAGGTCATACGCGCCCGCCATCAGCACCCGCGCGTCGTCGCCCGCCTTGCCCAGCGCCTTCACGAAGCCGTCGCGGATCGAGTTGCCGTTCTTGTCCTTCTCCGGGCTGAGGCCCGCGAAGAACAGTTGCCGGGTGTCCTTGCTGCCCAGCAGCTTGCCGAACACGGTGGGCAGGTTGCTGCGCCCCGGATCGTCCAGCAACGCGCCGTCGCTGAACAGCACCACCACGCTGCCCACGCCCCTGGTGCGCTCCAGCAGGGCATTGGCCTTGCTCAGCCCGGCAGTAATGGCGCTGCCCCGCCCGGTACACGGCTGCGTCAATGCGCCCGTGTAGCGCAGGATGTCGGCCTTGCCCATCCGCGCGCCGTTCTTGGACATGAATTTGAAGTCGGCCACCGTCTGCACGCCCTCGCAGATACGCAGCAGGGTCAGCGTGTCGCCGGAACGCAATTGGTTAAGCATGATGCTCTGCGACAGCAATTTCGCCTGATCGGCGTACTTGTAGGCGGGATTTTTGCTGCTGCCGGTCATGTCGGCAGCGATCACGAAATGCAGCGGCGGCGTGCTGAGGCCCAGCACCGTTCCCGCACTCATGGGCGCGGGCGTCAGCAGGGGCAACAGGGACAGAAAGGGGAGGGGGGACATGGGAGGCTCCTTCGGAGGGGTCTGAGGGTTGGAATGGTTTTGCTTCTCTAGCGGGAAAGGGGGAGTGCAGCAGCGACTCTCAGGCCTTCAACTGGGCGGCACCGGATTTCTGGGATTCAGCCCCGGAATCGGCACCGCCACGCCGCCCACGCGCGTCATCCCAGGCGGAACTTCCAGGTTTCTGATGTCGTGCGGCAGGTCACGCAGCAGGGCGATCTCGCGGCAGGCCGCCTGATCGCGGTACAGGTTGACCGGCACGCTCTGGCGGCCATCGGGGTCACCGATCCACACGGCCATTGCGTACTGCGGGGTCACGCCCGCGCACCACGTGTCGTTGACGTCGTCGGTGGTGCCGGACTTAGCGCCCAGCGGCATGGCCTTGCCGCTCAGTCGCTGGAACAGGGTGGGGCGCAGGAACTGGACGTGCCCGGCAGAGTCGTTCACCGCGCCGGTCAGCATGTCGAAGGTCTCGTAGGCCACCACCGGATCCCACAGCGGCTGGCACTCGCGGCGGCGCAGGGGCAGCGGTTTGTCGCCCACGCCGTAGACCTCGGCCAGCAGGTGCGGCGGGCACAGCGTTCCCCCGTTGGCGAAGCTGCCGTAGGCCGCCGCCACCGTCAGCGGCGAGGCCCGGTACGTGCCCAGCGCGGGGCTGGAGCGGTTGGCGCTGTCCTCGTTGTAGTTCACGCCTTCCAGCACTTTTCTGAGCGCCGCCTCGCGCCCGGTGCCCACCTGCACGGCCACGGTGTTCAGGCTGCGGGCGTTGGCCTCGCGCACGGTGACGGCGCGGCCCAGGAAGGTGCCGGAATTGTTGCGGATGGCCTGCGAGCCGTAGCGGGTGGCGGTGTCCGTGAAGGTGCTGAACTGGGTGAGATCCCCGTCCCCAGTGCCGAACGCGGTGGCGTAGAGCAGGGGCTTGACGGTGCTGGCGACGGGGCGCTGGGCGTAGGCCGCCCACTGCCGCCCGGCGTCGCTGCTGGGGTTGCCGCCGGTGCTGCTCGCCAGCGCGATGATGCCGCCGCCGCGCACGTCCACCACCGCCGCACCCTCGGCAATGCCAGGGGGGCGGGGGCCAGTCGCCCCCTCGCCGTTGACGCGCCGCGACAGTTCGGCCTGCGCCCGCGCGTCAATGGTCAGCACCACGCGCCCCACTTTGCTGGGATTCAGGCCTGCCGCCCGCAATTCGCGCCTCACCAGTTCCTGCATGGCCCACACCGGTTCTGGATCGTTGCGGTAATCGGGATTGCGCGCGGCACTCACGATCCGCAAGTCGCCGCCACTTCCGGCATATTCGGTGCGCCACAGCCGGGGCTGCAAAGGAACGGAGGCCGCCGCCAGATAGTCGTTCTCGGAAATCAGGCCGTGCGAGCGCAGGATTCGCAGGGTCAGCAGTTGCTGGCTTCTCATCCAGCGAAAGCGCGCGGTGGCCGTCTCGGGCGGGGTGTCCGCTGCCACCAGATAGCGTCCCGGCGCGGGCAGCAGGCCCACCAGAAAGGCACTCTGGGCCAGACTCAGGTCTGCCGGATCGACGCCGAACACCGCCCGCGCCGCGTCGTACACGCCCTTGCGCTGGCCGATGCCGATCCACGGCAGGCTGTTGACGCTCATCGCCAGCACCTCGGGCCGCCCGTAACGCAGCGTGACCAGGGGGGCCAGCACGAACTCGGTGGCCTTGCGGGCCATCACCAGCCCCAGCCCGCGCCGATCCGTGTCGTAGTCGAAATGCCCGGCCAGCACGTTGTTCTTCAGCAGTTGCATGGTCAGCGTGCTGCCGCCCGCACCGCTGAGGAGGGCGCGCGGCAGGCGGCCCAGATCTATCCCGGAGTGCGAGAAGAAGCGCACGTCCTCCTTGGCGACGTAGGCCAGCAAGAACGCCTGCGACACGCCGGTCAGCGGCACGCTCAGCGACTCGCGGCACGGCACGGCGTTGGTGGTCTGGCCCTCGCGGCAGTGGTCAATCACGCCCAGCGGCTGCCCCCGGCGATCCTGCACCTCGATGGGCCGCAGCTCCGAGCGCAGGTTCCACACGCGCGCAAAGGCCCCGGTGCTCCACGCGCCCGCCACGCCCAGCCCCATGGTGCCCAGCGTCAGGACACCCACGCCGGCCAGCCCCGCCCGCACGATGCGCCGCAGCGTCCAGCGCGACTTTGGACGGCGCACAAACGGCGTGCGCGGCCAGGGGTTGCGCCAGAAATTCAGCCTCTGCTTCACCTGCCCGCGCCTCAACGGGCCACGTCGGTCACGCCCGCCGCCGCCGAGCGGAACTGCCAGTCGCGCGCCACGCTGTTCCACAGTCCCGACGCGCCCACCAGAATCACCAGCGCTGTGCCCAGCACCGCCAAGCCGGTGACCGCCCCGGCCCAGCTCATGGCCGGACGGGGGCCACGCACGCGGCGGGGTCTGGGGCCTTTCTTTTGCTCTGGCCGCGCCGTCTCGCGCGCCGCCTGCGGCAGGCCCACCGACGGCAGGCCGGAGGAGTAGGGCCGGGGTTTGCGGACAAAACTCACCAGGAAAGGATAGGGGGGGTGCATGAGCGCTGCATCACACCAAAGGGTGACTAAATCGGGGTTAAAGCGGCTTATACGGATTCCGTCTGTTTCGTTTACAAATCGGGACAGCACCGATTTGCAAACTCCACGCCCGGAACCCGCTTTTCTCCTGCTCGCTTCGCTCGGATTTTCATCGTTCTTGCAAACGATTCAATCGGAGTCCGTATTATACGGGCACGCCGGTTGCGCCTGGGCCTACACTCTGGGGCATGACCACTGCGACACCGGCCCTGGCCCCCCGTCTCCGTGAACAGTTTCCCCCGCTCTCGTCGGGCCGCGCCTACTTGGACAACGCGGCGGGCGGGCTGCTGCCCCTGCGCGCCATCGAGGCGATCACCGCGCACCTGATGCGCTACGGCGCGACGAACGCCATGCCGGGGCACCAGCCGGGGGCCGACATCCTGGCCCTCAAGCAGCGTGCCCGCGCGGCCACCGCCCTGTTTCTGAACGCCCAGCCGGAAGACGTGGCGCTGGCGCAGAGTGCCACCGCGCTGGCCTTCCGCCTGTCCGCCGCCTTTTCCCGGTTGTGGGGGCCGGGCGACGAGGTGATCGTGTCGGGCCTGGAACACGAGGCCAACGCCAGCCCCTGGCGCGAGCTGGAGCGCGTGGGCGTGACCGTGAAGGTCTGGCACGCCCGAGCGCCGGAAATGCGCCTGCACGCCGACGATCTGGCCGCGCTGCTCTCGGACAGGACGCGGCTGGTGTCGGTCACGGCGGCCAGCAACGCGCTGGGCGTGACCGTGGACATTCCCGCCGTGACCGCCCAGGTGCGGGCGGCGGGGGCGTGGAGTGTGGTGGACGCCGTTCACGCCGCGCCGCACACCCTGCCGGACGTGGAGGCGTGGGGCGCGGACTTCGTGATGTTCAGCCCCTACAAGGTTTTCGGGCCACACCTGGGGGCCATGTGGATCAGCCCCGAACACCGCCCGAATCTGCCGTGGCCCAAACTGAGTTTCGTGCCGGACGGCGACATCACGGGCATCGAGCACGGTACGCCGCAATTTGAGCTGCTGGCCGGCTGGCTGGGCACGCTGGACTACCTGCGCGAACTGGGTGGGGCGCCGGAACTGACGCGGGCCGCGCTGGTGGCCGCCTACGCCCGCATTGCCGAACTGGAAGGCCCGGTGGCTGAACGCCTGATCTCCGGGCTGGCTGCGATGGAGAACGTCACCCTGTACGGCCCACAGGACATGACGGGCCGGGTGGGCACGGCGGCGTTCCGCGTGCAGGGCGAGACGCCGGCCCAGACCGCCGCCCGCCTGACCGCCGCCGGGGTGGACGCGGGAGCCGGCCACTTCTACGCCGTGCAGCCCCTGACTGATCTGGGCCTGTACCCCGAAGGCATCGTGCGCGTCAGCATCGCGCACTACACGAGCATGGAGGATGTGGAGCGGTTGCTGGCCGGGATTTAGGTCAGGACGCGGGGCGCAGTGCGCGGGAACAGCCTTTCCTGCGTACCGCGCACTGCTTCCTGCGTCCTCCCCTACAGCACCCCGTTCAACCCGTCCCTGAATCCCCGCGCCGCCTCCACACTCGCTGCCACGCTCAGCCCGTCGGCGTACTGCACACCCCGGCTGGCGCTGGCAATTGCGCCCGTACCGTCCGCGTGGAACGCGCCCTTGAGGTCTGAGGCGGCTCCGCCCTGAGCGCCCAGGCCGGGCAGCAGCAGCAGCGCACGTGGCATCAGCGCCCGGAAGGTGGCGAGGTCTGCGGGGTGCGTCGCCCCCACCACCGCGCCCACCGCGCCGTACTCGCCCTCGGGGGTTCCGGCGTTCAGGCGGTTGATCTCCACCGCCACCCGCTCGCTGACGCCGCTGCCCTGCAAGTCGGCCTGGCCGGGGTTGCTGGTCTTGACCAGCACAAACACCGCGCCGCCGTTCTCGCGCGCGGTGTCCACGAAGGGGGTCAGCGTTTCGAAGCCCAGAAACGGGTTGACCGTCAGCGCCGCGCCCGCGTGCCGCCCGCTCAGCCATGCCCGCGCGTAGGCCTCCGCCGTGCTGCCGATGTCGCCGCGCTTGGCGTCCAGCAGCACCGGCAGGCCCAGCGTGCGGGCGGCGGCGCAGACCTCTTCCAGAATGCCGAAGCCTTCCAGGCCCAGCGCCTCGTAAAAGGCCAGTTGCGGCTTGACGCACGCGGCGTAGGGCGCGCACGCCTCCAGCACCTCCAGCGTGTGGCTTTTCAGGTGTGCCGTGTCGCGGTAGGCGTCCCGGCGCGGATCGAGGCCCACGCACAGGCGGGTGTTCAGGCGAAGGGTGCGCTCGGTGACGGCCTGGGCAAAGGTGAGCATCGTGGCGAGGGTAACACTTGCAGGGATGGCCGAGGGTTCATTTCCCGCCCAGGCATGTTTCCATCCGCCATCTCCCATCAACATTTCCCCTTTTATACGGATTCCGTTTGTTTCGTGTAGAAATCGGAGCTGTCCCGATTTCTACACTCCACGTCCGGAACCCGTTTTTCTCCTGCTCGCTTCGCTCGGATTTCCACGTGTCTTCAACACCTTTCAATCGGAGTCCGTATTACCCCATCATCTCCCGCGCCACCCGCACCAGTTCGGCGTTGTCGGCGGCCCCGTCGAAGTCGCCGGGCAGCAGCAGGGTGTCTTCTAGGCCAATGCGGGCGTCCAGCCCACGCCGCGCCGCCTCGCGCAGCAGGGGCCAGGCGCTCTCTCCCAGGCCGTGCAGCACG is part of the Deinococcus radiopugnans ATCC 19172 genome and encodes:
- a CDS encoding VWA domain-containing protein, with product MSPLPFLSLLPLLTPAPMSAGTVLGLSTPPLHFVIAADMTGSSKNPAYKYADQAKLLSQSIMLNQLRSGDTLTLLRICEGVQTVADFKFMSKNGARMGKADILRYTGALTQPCTGRGSAITAGLSKANALLERTRGVGSVVVLFSDGALLDDPGRSNLPTVFGKLLGSKDTRQLFFAGLSPEKDKNGNSIRDGFVKALGKAGDDARVLMAGAYDLNNVYPTFADAVKKARR
- a CDS encoding cysteine desulfurase-like protein, producing the protein MTTATPALAPRLREQFPPLSSGRAYLDNAAGGLLPLRAIEAITAHLMRYGATNAMPGHQPGADILALKQRARAATALFLNAQPEDVALAQSATALAFRLSAAFSRLWGPGDEVIVSGLEHEANASPWRELERVGVTVKVWHARAPEMRLHADDLAALLSDRTRLVSVTAASNALGVTVDIPAVTAQVRAAGAWSVVDAVHAAPHTLPDVEAWGADFVMFSPYKVFGPHLGAMWISPEHRPNLPWPKLSFVPDGDITGIEHGTPQFELLAGWLGTLDYLRELGGAPELTRAALVAAYARIAELEGPVAERLISGLAAMENVTLYGPQDMTGRVGTAAFRVQGETPAQTAARLTAAGVDAGAGHFYAVQPLTDLGLYPEGIVRVSIAHYTSMEDVERLLAGI
- a CDS encoding AAA family ATPase, whose protein sequence is MKILVTGMSGTGKSSVLQELARRGHRTVDTDSDEWCEWVTDARGEPDWVWREDRIDELLAGHMDGTLFVAGCKSSQGRFSSQFDAVALLSAPAAVLLERMAARTNNPYGKSPQERALVLEHLATVEPLLRATATLEIDTTQPLSVVADRLEALAG
- the alaS gene encoding alanine--tRNA ligase; the encoded protein is MTAPSPTLSTAEIREKFLSFFEGKGHLRLPSYSTVAPDPTTLFTVAGMQPFKAQFMGAPARFEQGANKRVTTAQKCLRIGDIENVGRTLRHCSLLEMLGNFSFGDYFKRESLTWAWEFLTSPEWMGMDGSKLYATIYEDDDEAFDIWTKEIGLPEDHILRFGADENFWPADAPKEGPNGPCGPCSEIFYDRGPKYGDDIWADYAETRESARFLEIWNNVFPQYDRQEPQADGTPTLVDLPFKNIDTGMGLERLATVVQDVYDFYSNDVFAPIIARIAELSGQPYEGPQNVSHRVVAEHLRSVSMVIADGSTPGNTGRGYVIRKILRRASRHAYLLGLREPTLYQLVPLVVESMGDAYPELRAEQARVEATIRSEEERFLKTLEGGIQRLSGLLEGMEKGAVLGGNEAFILYDTYGFPVDLTKEIAEEYGVSVDEAGYAESLENAQNIARAGSKYGKSELFGAQEALEDLSPTEFVGYDELEADGEVLAVLVAGERLEHLSAGDEATVVLSRSPFYAEGGGEVGDTGRLEWEGGSGVVRDTRKTPGGVFLHDVAIEAGELKTGQSVRGVVSGERQATQRHHTATHLLHAALRAVLGSGVRQAGSLVAPDRLRFDFAHGAAMTADEIAGVERLVSRWVSANFPVTWQEMPIAEARAAGATALFGEKYGDTVRVVKVGGDVSYEGQAVASMELCGGAHVKRTGDIGAFVILSDENVAAGVRRIEALAGEAATEWLRERLNASAKVAALLNTNPEGLEGRVSGLHAQLKAAEKEAVAVRRQLAEAQMGGGGGAASPVRELGGFKVASLKLAGIEGNELRGAADKLLDQSGADLVVIAGEKGLVVKATKDAVARGAHAGQLVGKLAAAGGGKGGGRPDMAQAGITDAGAALGALDTAF
- a CDS encoding transglycosylase domain-containing protein, with product MKQRLNFWRNPWPRTPFVRRPKSRWTLRRIVRAGLAGVGVLTLGTMGLGVAGAWSTGAFARVWNLRSELRPIEVQDRRGQPLGVIDHCREGQTTNAVPCRESLSVPLTGVSQAFLLAYVAKEDVRFFSHSGIDLGRLPRALLSGAGGSTLTMQLLKNNVLAGHFDYDTDRRGLGLVMARKATEFVLAPLVTLRYGRPEVLAMSVNSLPWIGIGQRKGVYDAARAVFGVDPADLSLAQSAFLVGLLPAPGRYLVAADTPPETATARFRWMRSQQLLTLRILRSHGLISENDYLAAASVPLQPRLWRTEYAGSGGDLRIVSAARNPDYRNDPEPVWAMQELVRRELRAAGLNPSKVGRVVLTIDARAQAELSRRVNGEGATGPRPPGIAEGAAVVDVRGGGIIALASSTGGNPSSDAGRQWAAYAQRPVASTVKPLLYATAFGTGDGDLTQFSTFTDTATRYGSQAIRNNSGTFLGRAVTVREANARSLNTVAVQVGTGREAALRKVLEGVNYNEDSANRSSPALGTYRASPLTVAAAYGSFANGGTLCPPHLLAEVYGVGDKPLPLRRRECQPLWDPVVAYETFDMLTGAVNDSAGHVQFLRPTLFQRLSGKAMPLGAKSGTTDDVNDTWCAGVTPQYAMAVWIGDPDGRQSVPVNLYRDQAACREIALLRDLPHDIRNLEVPPGMTRVGGVAVPIPGLNPRNPVPPS
- the pyrF gene encoding orotidine-5'-phosphate decarboxylase, whose translation is MLTFAQAVTERTLRLNTRLCVGLDPRRDAYRDTAHLKSHTLEVLEACAPYAACVKPQLAFYEALGLEGFGILEEVCAAARTLGLPVLLDAKRGDIGSTAEAYARAWLSGRHAGAALTVNPFLGFETLTPFVDTARENGGAVFVLVKTSNPGQADLQGSGVSERVAVEINRLNAGTPEGEYGAVGAVVGATHPADLATFRALMPRALLLLPGLGAQGGAASDLKGAFHADGTGAIASASRGVQYADGLSVAASVEAARGFRDGLNGVL